ATGGTTGCCATGGGTTTTATGCCCCGAGTAACTGCTAAAGCTGCAAAAGAGGTGGCTATGAGCGCCGGCGCAAGAGTCTTGGAGATTTTATCCCATGAAGATAAACCTGGTTTTAAAGTACAAGTGCTCCGTGAGATTAATCCGGATATAATCCTGCTGGCGGGCGGCACTGACGGCGGCGATCAAGAATCTATACTGGAGAACACGCAAGTGATTGTTGAAAGCAAGGTTAACGCCGTAGTCATTATTGCAGGCAACTCTGCAGCCCAGCCCAAAGTGGAAGCTATTTTAAACAACAGCAATATCAAAAATGTCAGGGTCGCTAACGTAATGCCAACTATTCATGAATTAAAAGTGAAGCCTGCCCGCCAGGCTATCCATGAGCAGTTTATCCGCCAGATAACGCGGGCAAAAGGGCTGGGTAAGTTAAAAGAGAATGTAACTAACGGCAAAGTAATTCCCACCCCTGGCGCAGTGCTTTTGGGTGCCGAGCTTTTAGCTGCCGGGACCCATAACGCCGGCGGATTAGGAGATCTATTGGTATTGGACATAGGGGGAGCTACCACTGATGTCCATTCTTTGCTCCCCTCCTTGGGGGAGTTGCCGGATGAGGAAAAAGGCCTGGTAATTAACAACGAGAAGCAGGTTTCCTACCGCACGGTGGAAGGAAATCTGGGACTCCGGGTCAGCGCTACGGGAATTGTGGAGACCGCCGGACCGGAGGCCATTTTGCAGAAAGTCGGGCTTTCCGGCAAAGAGAACTGGCAGAGGTTGATAAGTTATGCTTCGTTCGTTGAAAAGAACCCCGAGCATATCAGTACATCTGAAGAAGAAAAGATGTTCGATGAAGCTATGGCTATTACAGCCTTGGAAATTGCTTTGAAGCGTCATGCCGGTTACTTGGCCAGGGAGTACGACCCCATATTAGGCGTGACGCCAGGGACTCCTATTGGCAGGGATTTAAGAAAAGTCAAATTGGTAATAGGTGTTGGCGGGATATTTACTCATTCTTCTCTTGAAAAGTCTTTCAGAATTATAGAGAAAGCGCTGTCCAATCCGGGTATTTCTCTGTTGCCGCACAAGCCTCAAATTATCATTGATAAAAATTATTTGATGTATGCAATAGGTGCAATGGGTGAAATTTATCCCAATGAAACGTTCGAATTTGCCAAGGAATATTTTAGCCTCCAGTAAAAACGGAAAGGAGCAAGCAACGTGAATGTACGGAAAAGATTGCGGCAGTTATTGGAAGCTGACTCAATTTTAGTGGCGCCAGGCGCCCATGATGCACTTACTGCCAAAATAATAGAACATGTTGGTTTTGACGCTGTATATATGACCGGGTATGGCCAAGCCGCCAGCCATTTAGGGCAGCCCGACGTGGGGCTGTTGACCATGACTGAAATGCTGACGAGGGTAAACAACATAGCGAGTGCTGTGCTGATTCCGGTGATCTGCGACGGGGATACAGGGTTCGGCAACGTGGTTAATGTAATCAGGACAGTACAGGAATACGAAAAAGCGGGAGCTGCAGCCATTCAGCTTGAAGATCAGGTTGCGCCCAAAAAGTGCGGCCACATGACCGGAAGGCAAGTAATACCTAAAGAAGAAATGGTGGCGAAAATCAAAGCTGCCGTAGCAGCCAGAACGGATAAGGACTTCGTTATTATTGCCCGCACCGATGCCAGAACGGTCTACGGCATCGAGGAGGCAATTGAACGCGGTAAAGCCTACGAACAAGCAGGCGCCGATGTGATATTTGTTGAATCTCCTGAATCAGTAGAAGAAATGAAATTAATAACCTCCAGTTTTAGAGTGCCGGTTTTGGCCAACATGGTGGAAGGCGGACGGACTCCTTTATTAAATGTCAGAGAGTTGGAGCAATTAGGTTACGGAATAGTAATCTATCCTACTTCCTCCACTTACATTACAGCTCAAGCGGTGAAAAACTTAATGGAAGAACTTAAGCGGCAAGGGACAACAGAACATTTAATACCTCAAATGATTCCTTTTGGTGACTTTAATAACCTGATTGGCCTGCCCAAAATCAGGAAGCTGGAAGCAGGACAGTTTGAAGAATTAGTAAGGTAACAAATGACTGACTCTTGCCCCTGCGTTGCAATCAATTGGTGATTGAGCGCAGGGGATTTTTTCAAGTTCTTTTGCTTTAATAATACATTAAGTTAGTCCTGACTGGTTTCATGGGGCATGCATCGATTTAGGAGGAACCGTTGTTTTACACATTAATTCTATTTTGGTAAATAAGAAAGGTAGGCAGGAATTATAATCCTTTGGCCGGGGTAGATAAGATCCGGACTGGCAAGGTTATTTGCGTTAATCAATGCCTCTAGTGTTACCCCGTGAAGTTGGGCGATTTTCCAGAGGGAATCGCCAGGGCGGACGATATAAATTTTGCCGTTTAAGCCAGGGGTTAAGTTGTCCCCGGGGGGATTAAAGTGGACGCCGCTGTAGGACCCCGTAATGTCCACCGGAGTCCCAATTTTTACCTGGGGGAATAATTCTTCCACATCGTGATTGTACATGCGAATGCAGCCGTTGGAAATGGCCTGGCCGATGGAAGTGGGGTTGTTGGTGCCGTGGATACCGTAAGATCCGTCATCGGTGGGAATGTCAAGCCCCATCCAGCGAGTGCCTAAAACTCCGCCCGGGTTGATAATTTTGTTTACCACCTGGTAGCTGCCGGTCGGGGTAGGGGTGGACGGCTTGCCAATAGCCACTGGGTAGGTTTTGATCAGGGAGTTGCCCTTATACCAGGATAAGTGGCGGGAGTTCAAATCTATGACAATTCGTTTCATTGCAGCACCTCTTTCCGAATGTATTCACTAACAGCTTATTCATTCGGAGGGTGGGGGTTAAACATTAACGGAAACTTAACAAAGTTCTCAGGCTATTTTAAGGTTTTATTGCTAACTTATTAATTGAAATACTCGACCTCCTTTTTTATACCTCCTAATAAACGCGCTCCTTGCGGGGCGCGAATGCTACCCGGTTTTTGCCGGGTTTACATAGATTTTACATCTGGAGCAAGCAGATAGCTTGCTCTAATATTTTTGTTGGAATATTTCTCCACTTCCCTCTTCTGATATTGCTCCTATGTAATTTGCTCTGGCACTAAACAGGATGTGCATTGTGCGTCAAGCAGCGCTAAAGGTTTGCTTCGGTTAAATGAAGATTCCTTTATGCCGTTTCAAACGCAACCTGAAGAAACGCTTGTTTTTGTAACTGTTACCATCATGTCTTGTGAGCTCCCGGCATAAATGTAAACTAAAGCTTCAGGGAAGAGGGTGAAGGAGATGAAAGTGGGGGTAGAAATAATTGCCGAAACTGCAGTGCAGATTTATCCCCATAGCTGCTTCAAGATCGATTTGACCGGTAATCATCAACTGATACAAGGTTTTTCGGGATTTGATAAATATGCTTTTTCCGGATTTGTGCTACGGAATAAAAGAGTTGCAGCCAGCGGGCGAGTAGCGGAGTATGGTTTTAGGGGGACACTCTTCGGTCTTGGTTCCTGGGAAGCGGAAGAAGCAAAGGTGGCAGTTATACCAGAACTTTTATCCGCCCGGTTTAGATTACTTTTAAGCACTGACTTAATTCCAGACAGGGATTCATTTATAGCCTCTTTTGGATTAAGACTAATTGCTGCAGGCAGAAGGATTTTATTAGATATTCCGCTATGCTGCCCGGTTTTAGAGGTAATGGAAACAGCTCCGGGGAGATACAGTGTGGAATTGACTGAGTTACTTAGGGAGCGACTGGAGAAATGGTGAAATAAATAAGATTAATAAACAAGCATGGCGAGCGCGGCCATGCTTGTTTTTAAAAGGGCTCCTAGCTTACCAGTGGGGTTAGCACCAAAGCCAGGATGAAAGCGGTAACAATCCGCATAACGGCGCCTAAGACAGCTGCTTCCATAGCTTCCCGCTCTGTCAGGTCGGATCCGCTGGCCCAGATTGCGGGTACTTGTCCAACTATTACCTGGAGAGGAAATCCAGAAGAAGCCAATACAAAGGAGCCGATTACCAG
This region of Zhaonella formicivorans genomic DNA includes:
- a CDS encoding L,D-transpeptidase family protein, with amino-acid sequence MKRIVIDLNSRHLSWYKGNSLIKTYPVAIGKPSTPTPTGSYQVVNKIINPGGVLGTRWMGLDIPTDDGSYGIHGTNNPTSIGQAISNGCIRMYNHDVEELFPQVKIGTPVDITGSYSGVHFNPPGDNLTPGLNGKIYIVRPGDSLWKIAQLHGVTLEALINANNLASPDLIYPGQRIIIPAYLSYLPK
- a CDS encoding isocitrate lyase/PEP mutase family protein: MNVRKRLRQLLEADSILVAPGAHDALTAKIIEHVGFDAVYMTGYGQAASHLGQPDVGLLTMTEMLTRVNNIASAVLIPVICDGDTGFGNVVNVIRTVQEYEKAGAAAIQLEDQVAPKKCGHMTGRQVIPKEEMVAKIKAAVAARTDKDFVIIARTDARTVYGIEEAIERGKAYEQAGADVIFVESPESVEEMKLITSSFRVPVLANMVEGGRTPLLNVRELEQLGYGIVIYPTSSTYITAQAVKNLMEELKRQGTTEHLIPQMIPFGDFNNLIGLPKIRKLEAGQFEELVR
- a CDS encoding glutamate mutase L; translated protein: MREKGKLTYLGRAQTPTTVENITVGLQNAKYNLTCAIDLPDFAADEVYAASSAAGGLRMVAMGFMPRVTAKAAKEVAMSAGARVLEILSHEDKPGFKVQVLREINPDIILLAGGTDGGDQESILENTQVIVESKVNAVVIIAGNSAAQPKVEAILNNSNIKNVRVANVMPTIHELKVKPARQAIHEQFIRQITRAKGLGKLKENVTNGKVIPTPGAVLLGAELLAAGTHNAGGLGDLLVLDIGGATTDVHSLLPSLGELPDEEKGLVINNEKQVSYRTVEGNLGLRVSATGIVETAGPEAILQKVGLSGKENWQRLISYASFVEKNPEHISTSEEEKMFDEAMAITALEIALKRHAGYLAREYDPILGVTPGTPIGRDLRKVKLVIGVGGIFTHSSLEKSFRIIEKALSNPGISLLPHKPQIIIDKNYLMYAIGAMGEIYPNETFEFAKEYFSLQ